The stretch of DNA CAACATGCGGTACGACCTGCTGCGGCACAACGCCGCCTACGACGCCCTCTTCCCCGGCGCCACCCGCCCGCGGGACCCGAACGGGCGGCGCAACAGCATGTGGTGCGCCTTCACCGTGCCGGACTGCTGCAACCCGTTCCTGAACCGCGAGGAGGAGCTGCCCCGGATGGTCGCGGTGCTGCGCGGCGCGTACGGCAAGCACGTGGGCGAGCCGGCCTGGGAGGAGTACATCCGCGACCTGGCCGACGCCAGTCCGCTCTTCGCCCGGCTCTGGGCCCGCCAGGAGGTCGGGCCGCCCCGGACGGCGCTGAAGGTGTTCCGGCACGCGGCCGTCGGCGAGCTCCGCTTCCGGACCTCCTACCTGGCCATGACGGCCGCGCCGGAGACCCACCTGGTGGTCTACACCCCCGAGGGCCCGCAGGACCGGGAGCGGATGGAGTACCTGACCGCCCACCCGGCGGCCTCACCGGTGCCCGCCGGCCACACCTGCGGCTGAGCACCGGCAAGGCCGAGCACCAGCAAGGCCGACCACCGACCAGAAGGAGCAGGCCCGGAAATGCCAGAAGGCCGCCCCCCGGGATCCGGGAGGCGGCCTCTGCCGCTGTGGAGCTACGGGGAATTGAACCCCGGACCTCTTGCATGCCATGCAAGCGCTCTACCAACTGAGCTACAGCCCCGCGTCGCAACCGACCCGAACGAACGGACCGGCGGTGCGGAGTGGAGCTACGGGGAATTGAACCCCGGACCTCTTGCATGCCATGCAAGCGCTCTACCAACTGAGCTACAGCCCCGCACTCTCAGGACTTCCCGCCTCCCTCTCGGTCGGCGTTCTTTCCTGCGAACGAGGAAGACTCTAGCTGGTCAGGCCCGGATCTACGAAATCCGCTCCCCCGGGGTCACCCCCGAGGCTCAGGTCTCGTCCCCGATCACCGGCTGCGGCAGCGTCCCGGCGTTGTGTTCGAGCAGGCGCCAGCCGCGCGAGCCCTCGCCCAGGACCGACCAGCAGCAGTTGGAGAGACCGCCGAAGCGCTCCCACTGCGCGGGCTCCAGGTCGAGCAGCCGGCCGATCATGGTGCGGATGGTGCCGCCGTGGCTGACCACGACGACCGTGCCGTCCTCGGGCAGCTTCTCGACCGCCGCCAGCACCAGCGGCACCGAGCGGTCCGCCACCTCGGTGCTCAGCTCGCCGCCGCCGCGCCGCACCGGCTCGCCCTTCGCCCAGGCCGCGTACTGCTCCGGGAAGCGCTCGCGGATCTCGGTGTTGGTCAGGCCCTGCCACTCACCCGCGTACGTCTCCCGAAGGCCCTCGTGGTGCTGCACGTCCAACCCGGTGATCTTCGCCAGCTCGGCGGCCGTGCGGGCCGCCCGCTTGAGGTCGGAGGAGATCAGCAGGTCGGGCTGGAGCCCGGAGAGGAGTCGGGCCGCCCGACGGGCCTGGAAGACGCCCTGGTCGGTCAGCTCGATGTCGGTGCTCCCCTGGAACCGGTTCTCCAGGTTCCAGGAGGTCTGGCCGTGCCGCCAGAAGACGATGCGCGGCCCCCGCGCGGCGCGGCTCAGCTCGCGTCCTCGGCGTCGGCCACCGCGTTGCCCGCGGCGTCGGTGACGGCGTTCTCCGGACGGTTGCGGGTGGCCAGGGCGTCGGCCGGGATCTCCAGCTCGGGGCAGTCCTTCCACAGGCGGTCGAGCGAGTAGAAGGAACGCTCCTCGGAGTGCTGGACGTGCACCACGATGTCCAGGAAGTCGAGCAGGATCCAGCGACCCTCGCGCTCGCCCTCGCGGCGGACGGGCTTGACGTCCAGCTGCTCGCGCAGCTGGTCCTCGATCTCCTCGGCGATCGCCTTCACCTGGCGGTCGTTGGGCGCCGAGACGATCAGGAAGGCGTCGGTGATCGACAGCACGTCGCTGACGTCGAAGGCGATGATGTCGTGCGCCAGCTTGTCGGCGGCGGCCTGCGCGGCGACCTTGACGAGGTTCTGGCTGTGGTCCGTGGCAGTCACTGTGTTCTTCCGGATCGACGGCGGTGATTCGCCTTCCAGGATCTCACGAACGACGCGCGGCCCCGGCCGGTTGTCCGGCCGGGGCTGCGTGCGGGCTCCGCCTACTGCTGCTGCTTCGGTACCTGGTAGTCCTTGCCGAGCACGACCACGATGTCGGCGTTCTGCACGTCGGTGGTCTTCTTCACCGCCGACTCGGGCAGGCCGAGGCTGCTCGCGAGGCTCTTGGCGGCGCCCTGCCGGGCGTCGTCGGTGTAGCGGATCTCACTGGTCGGCTGGGTCGAGGACGCCTTGTCGCTGCCCGGCACCAGGTTGAGCCCGGAGTTGGTGACCTGCACGCCGGCGCTGTCGCGCGCCTTGTCGTCCCCGGAGGCGTTGACGATGCTCACCCGGGCCGTCTGGCCGCCGGCCTGCGCGCTGTGCACGGTACCGCCGAGCACCTCCTTGACCTGCGGGCCGGCCACCGACTCGTTGAGCGTGCCGTCCGGCTGCACCTTGAGGGTGCTCACCGCGAAGTGCCCGTTCTTCGCCTGCTGGGCGAGCTGGGCCAGCACCCCGGCCAGCGCCTGCTCGGGCAGCGAGGGGTCGAGCACCTGGTTGAGCCGGTGCACGGTGTCCTGAGCGTCCGGGAGCTCGGTGGGCATCGCGTTGACGATGCCGTTCAGCACCTGGCCGAACCGGGCCAGCTGGGCGTCCCGGGTCTCGTTCGGTCCCTGGTAGGTGGCGTAGAGCAGGGCGGCCCGGCCGTTCAGCCGGATGTCCTTGCCGACGGCGGCCAGCTGCTTGCCCGCGTCGTTGATCTCCACGTTGGTGTCGACCTTGACCCCGCCGATGCCGTCCACCAGCAGCGGCAGGTACGGGGTGTCCACCCGCCAGGTGCCCGCGACCGGGGCGCCGAGCACGGTGGAGAGGCCGTCCCGCAGGCCGGAGTCACCGAGCGTGCCCGCGCCCTGGGAGACCGGCACGGTCGAGCCGTCGCCACCGCCCGGCAGCTTCAGCCCGTCCGGCAGCAGCAGGGCCGAGCCCTTGCCGCCCGCCTCGTCGTCGACCAGCAGCGCGGTGGAGACCTTGCCGTTGAGGTCCTTGAGGTAGACCACGTTGACCTGCCGCTTGCCCACGGCCTTGGCCACCGTGGACGGCCCGCCGCCGAGCTTCCCGCTCCACCACAGGTACCCGCCCGCACCGGCCGCGGCTACCAGCAGCGCCACCGCGCCGGCGATCGCCCGGGTGCGCAGCTTGCGCCGCCGCTCGTCCCGGCGTTCGGAGCGCGACTCGGCGAACTTCAGCCAGTCGATGACGTCCTCGGTCTCCTCCGCCGGTTCGTCGACGAAGGTGAACTCACCCGTGGCGTAGTCGTCCTCGGCCCCGCTCTGCGGCGCGCGCGGCCGCGGGGCCGCCGGACGGGCGGCCGTGGCCGTCGCCCGGGGCGCGGCGGGCGGGGCCGCCGGGGCCTGCACCGGCTGGACGGGTTGCGGCGCGACCGGCTGCGGCGCGACCGGCTGCGGCGCGACCGGCTGGGGCGCGACGGGTCGCGGTGCGACCGGCTGGGGAGCCGGCGGCTGCACCGGCTGTTGGTAGTACTGCTGCGGCGGGTACTCCTGGTACGACGGCTGCTGCTCGTGGCCGGGCTGCTGGTAGCCGGACTGGTCGTAACCGGGCTGCTGCTCGTGGCCGGGCTGCTCGTAGCCGGGTTGCCGGTAGCCGGACTGTTCGTAGCCGGGCTGCTGCTCGTAGCCGGACTGCTGGTAGTGACCGGGCTGCTGGTAGCCCTGGTAGGACTGCTGCGGGTACTCCTGGTACTCCTGATAGTCCTGGTACGGCTGCTGCTGCCCCTGGTGGGGCTGCTGCTGGTAGTACTGCTGCCCGTAACCGGTCTGCGGGTACTGCTCCTGCGGCGGGTACTCCTGGTACGGGTAGCCCTCGCCCTCCGGCTGTCCGGTCACGTCCTGCCTCCCGTGGTCGCACCCCGGTCCGACGCGTAGAGCGCCCGCTTGTCGATGTAGCGGACCACACCGTCCGGGACGAGGTACCAGACCGGCTCGCCCTTGGCGACGCGCAGCCGGCAGTCGGTGGAGGAGATGGCCAGCGCCGGAACCTCTATCAGCGAGACCCCGCCGACCGGAAGGCCCGCGTCGGAGAGGGTGTGGCCGGGCCGGGTGCAGCCGATGAAGTGGGCGAGCGAGAAGAGCTCCTCGGAGTCCCGCCAGGAGAGGATCTGGGCCAGCGCGTCGGCGCCGGTGATGAAGAAGAGGTCCGCGTCGGGGTGGAGCGCGCGGAGGTCACGCAGCGTGTCCACCGTGTAGGTGGGACCCTCGCGGTCGATGTCGATCCGGCTCACCGAGAACTGCGGGTTCTCGGCGGTGGCGATGACCGTCATCAGGTAGCGGTCCTCGGCCGAGGTGACGTCGCGGTCGCTCTTCTGCCAGGGCTTCCCGGTCGGCACGAAGATCACCTCGTCGAGGTGGAAGGCGCTGGCCACCTCACTGGCCGCGACGAGGTGCCCGTGGTGGATCGGATCGAAGGTGCCGCCCATCACGCCCAGGCGCTTCCTCGGCGGTGCGTCGGCCTGCTGTCCCATGCCGCCACACCTTACGCGACGCGCGTGACGGCGGGGCAAGCCGTGTCACCGCCACGCAGCGCGCGGGAGCTCCGGCTCAGCGGTCGCGGTTGAAACGCGTGGTGACGTAGAGCAGCAGGAGGAGGATGAAGAGCGCCGCGCCACCGGTCAGGTACGGGTTCAGGCTCTCGTGGTTGCCGCCCTCGGCGATCGAGGTCAGGGCGGGCGTCAGGGCAAGGCTCATGGTCGGCGGGCTCTTCTCGGCTCGACGGGCGGGGCAGGGTACGAGCCGCTGCGGCTCGCGCGCTCATCGTACGGGGGCGGCGCTCGCAACCGCGCGGCGGCCCACCGCGTCTGACTCCCGGTGAGGAACCGCCCCGGGACTGCGTCAGCTCCGGCGGCCCGGCGCCGCGCCCGCGGGGTCGGCCACCGCGAGCCCGGTCAGTTGTTGCGGCCGGCCCGGACCAGGATCCAGGCCAGCAGGCCCACGCCGACGATCGAGCCGATC from Kitasatospora sp. MMS16-BH015 encodes:
- a CDS encoding helix-turn-helix transcriptional regulator; translated protein: MTVLDERTKSAPATGRDQRRTELASFLRACRSRVTPEAVGLPPGLRRRTPGLRREEVAQLSGVGVTWYTWLEQGRPINASEQVLEAVARTLLLDRAERDHLYRLAGLTPAAGDEQCPVLDPAIQLILDQLSPLPAGVFNMRYDLLRHNAAYDALFPGATRPRDPNGRRNSMWCAFTVPDCCNPFLNREEELPRMVAVLRGAYGKHVGEPAWEEYIRDLADASPLFARLWARQEVGPPRTALKVFRHAAVGELRFRTSYLAMTAAPETHLVVYTPEGPQDRERMEYLTAHPAASPVPAGHTCG
- a CDS encoding histidine phosphatase family protein; translated protein: MSRAARGPRIVFWRHGQTSWNLENRFQGSTDIELTDQGVFQARRAARLLSGLQPDLLISSDLKRAARTAAELAKITGLDVQHHEGLRETYAGEWQGLTNTEIRERFPEQYAAWAKGEPVRRGGGELSTEVADRSVPLVLAAVEKLPEDGTVVVVSHGGTIRTMIGRLLDLEPAQWERFGGLSNCCWSVLGEGSRGWRLLEHNAGTLPQPVIGDET
- the rsfS gene encoding ribosome silencing factor; this translates as MTATDHSQNLVKVAAQAAADKLAHDIIAFDVSDVLSITDAFLIVSAPNDRQVKAIAEEIEDQLREQLDVKPVRREGEREGRWILLDFLDIVVHVQHSEERSFYSLDRLWKDCPELEIPADALATRNRPENAVTDAAGNAVADAEDAS
- a CDS encoding LytR C-terminal domain-containing protein; this translates as MTGQPEGEGYPYQEYPPQEQYPQTGYGQQYYQQQPHQGQQQPYQDYQEYQEYPQQSYQGYQQPGHYQQSGYEQQPGYEQSGYRQPGYEQPGHEQQPGYDQSGYQQPGHEQQPSYQEYPPQQYYQQPVQPPAPQPVAPRPVAPQPVAPQPVAPQPVAPQPVQPVQAPAAPPAAPRATATAARPAAPRPRAPQSGAEDDYATGEFTFVDEPAEETEDVIDWLKFAESRSERRDERRRKLRTRAIAGAVALLVAAAGAGGYLWWSGKLGGGPSTVAKAVGKRQVNVVYLKDLNGKVSTALLVDDEAGGKGSALLLPDGLKLPGGGDGSTVPVSQGAGTLGDSGLRDGLSTVLGAPVAGTWRVDTPYLPLLVDGIGGVKVDTNVEINDAGKQLAAVGKDIRLNGRAALLYATYQGPNETRDAQLARFGQVLNGIVNAMPTELPDAQDTVHRLNQVLDPSLPEQALAGVLAQLAQQAKNGHFAVSTLKVQPDGTLNESVAGPQVKEVLGGTVHSAQAGGQTARVSIVNASGDDKARDSAGVQVTNSGLNLVPGSDKASSTQPTSEIRYTDDARQGAAKSLASSLGLPESAVKKTTDVQNADIVVVLGKDYQVPKQQQ
- the nadD gene encoding nicotinate-nucleotide adenylyltransferase codes for the protein MGQQADAPPRKRLGVMGGTFDPIHHGHLVAASEVASAFHLDEVIFVPTGKPWQKSDRDVTSAEDRYLMTVIATAENPQFSVSRIDIDREGPTYTVDTLRDLRALHPDADLFFITGADALAQILSWRDSEELFSLAHFIGCTRPGHTLSDAGLPVGGVSLIEVPALAISSTDCRLRVAKGEPVWYLVPDGVVRYIDKRALYASDRGATTGGRT